Proteins encoded by one window of Modestobacter marinus:
- a CDS encoding general stress protein, whose translation MSASVSMPLGGVQVGSYDDYQQAQKAVDFLSDEKFPVENVTIIGTDLRMVERVTGRLSWGRAIAAGAASGAWFGLFVGLLLGIFAADGGGWVGSVLSGLLIGLVFGAVFGAVGYSTSRGQRDFTSTSKVVASRYDVMCAPQHAEQARAELAKLSLRG comes from the coding sequence ATGTCAGCTTCGGTGTCCATGCCGCTCGGCGGCGTCCAGGTGGGGTCCTACGACGACTACCAGCAGGCCCAGAAGGCGGTGGACTTCCTCTCCGACGAGAAGTTCCCGGTGGAGAACGTGACGATCATCGGCACCGACCTGCGGATGGTCGAGCGGGTCACCGGCCGGCTCAGCTGGGGCCGGGCGATCGCCGCCGGCGCGGCCAGCGGCGCGTGGTTCGGGCTCTTCGTGGGCCTCCTGCTGGGCATCTTCGCCGCCGACGGCGGCGGCTGGGTCGGCTCGGTGCTCAGCGGTCTGCTGATCGGGCTGGTGTTCGGTGCGGTCTTCGGCGCGGTCGGCTACTCGACCAGCCGCGGGCAGCGCGACTTCACCAGCACCAGCAAGGTCGTGGCCAGCCGCTACGACGTGATGTGCGCCCCGCAGCACGCCGAGCAGGCGCGCGCCGAGCTCGCCAAGCTCTCCCTGCGCGGCTGA
- a CDS encoding TrmH family RNA methyltransferase has translation MPVPPVLITDPADDRVADFRDLVAGDRRPGTERGTGPVIVEGVPAVQRLLASPYPVRSVFGIPGRVADLQLPEDVPAYEADRWVLSDVIGFRLTRGVLASADRLPPPDLDELLTGPDPAAPRRLAVLEGLNDHENIGSIARSAMALGVDGLLLDPTCADPLYRRCVRVSMGHVLSLPIAVLGSWPTDLDRLHDAGYLTVALTPAADAVDLGDVDLAAHPRTAVLLGAEGPGLTDAAKTAARVRARIPMRPGVDSLGVAAAAAVAFATLR, from the coding sequence GTGCCCGTCCCCCCTGTGCTGATCACCGACCCGGCCGACGACCGGGTCGCCGACTTCCGCGACCTGGTCGCCGGCGACCGCAGGCCCGGGACCGAACGCGGCACCGGGCCGGTGATCGTGGAGGGTGTGCCGGCGGTCCAGCGGCTGCTCGCCTCGCCGTACCCGGTGCGCAGCGTCTTCGGCATCCCCGGCCGGGTGGCCGACCTGCAGCTGCCCGAGGACGTGCCGGCCTACGAGGCCGATCGGTGGGTGCTCTCCGACGTCATCGGGTTCCGGCTGACCCGGGGCGTGCTCGCCTCCGCCGACCGGCTCCCGCCGCCGGACCTGGACGAGCTGCTGACCGGCCCCGATCCGGCCGCGCCGCGCCGGCTGGCCGTGCTGGAGGGGCTCAACGACCACGAGAACATCGGGTCGATCGCCCGGTCGGCGATGGCCCTCGGGGTCGACGGCCTGCTGCTGGACCCCACCTGCGCGGACCCGCTGTACCGGCGGTGCGTGCGGGTGTCGATGGGGCACGTGCTGTCGCTGCCGATCGCGGTGCTGGGCAGCTGGCCGACCGACCTGGACCGGCTGCACGACGCCGGCTACCTCACGGTGGCGCTGACCCCGGCGGCCGACGCCGTCGACCTGGGCGACGTCGACCTCGCCGCCCACCCGCGCACCGCCGTCCTGCTCGGCGCCGAGGGCCCGGGGCTCACCGATGCGGCGAAGACCGCCGCCCGGGTGCGCGCCCGGATCCCGATGCGCCCCGGCGTCGACTCCCTCGGGGTGGCCGCCGCCGCGGCGGTTGCCTTCGCCACACTGCGCTGA
- a CDS encoding ABC transporter ATP-binding protein, which translates to MTTPGTGTAVTTTAGAPADAHADWRGVAGEDADDLDTSASSFLRGRSRRLLGELLRPHRRVLWQLLAVIVVQNLAWLAGPLLIGIGIDVAVPALLDGDPWPLVWITAAMVAAAVLDAVLRYRFLIGSGRVGQAVLLTLRRRVFTHVQSLPLSFHERYTSGKTISRLTSDVEALAELLDEGLDGLLTALFSVVSIGALMLVLDLPLGLVALLGLPALYLVGRWFQRSSTVAYRRTRQTIAALIVQFTETFGGIRAVQAFRREPRNDRLHAELNEANRQAHHHAFWLIAVFVPSVTMIGNLVTVAVLGYGALRVMDGDLAVGFLLSFLVYLRRFFDPLQDIAMFYNSYQSASAALEKLSGVLEERSSVPEPADPLPLPSPPAGEVVFDGVRFGYGDATVLPHLDMRIPAGQTVALVGATGAGKSTLARLAARFYDPVDGQVRLDGVPLDRLADADLRRAVVMVTQESFLFSGSIADNISFGKPDAARAEIEAAARAIGADTFIRALPEGYDTDVAKRGGRLSAGQRQLVSFARAFLADPAVLVLDEATSSLDVPSEVLVQRALQTLLADRTALIIAHRLSTVEIADRVLVMEAGRVVEDGSPAELVGGTGRFADLHRAWADSLV; encoded by the coding sequence GTGACCACCCCCGGCACCGGCACGGCCGTGACCACCACCGCCGGCGCACCGGCCGACGCGCACGCCGACTGGCGGGGCGTGGCCGGCGAGGACGCCGACGACCTGGACACCTCCGCCAGCTCCTTCCTCCGCGGCCGCTCCCGGCGGCTGCTCGGCGAGCTGCTGCGGCCCCATCGCCGGGTGCTGTGGCAGCTGCTGGCCGTGATCGTCGTGCAGAACCTGGCCTGGCTGGCCGGCCCGCTGCTGATCGGGATCGGCATCGACGTCGCCGTCCCGGCACTGCTCGACGGCGACCCCTGGCCGCTGGTCTGGATCACCGCGGCCATGGTCGCCGCGGCGGTGCTGGACGCCGTGCTGCGCTACCGCTTCCTCATCGGCTCCGGCCGGGTCGGCCAGGCGGTGCTGCTCACCCTGCGCCGGCGGGTGTTCACCCACGTCCAGTCCCTGCCGCTGTCCTTCCACGAGCGGTACACGTCGGGCAAGACGATCAGCCGGCTGACCAGCGACGTCGAGGCGCTGGCCGAGCTGCTCGACGAGGGGCTCGACGGGCTGCTCACCGCGCTGTTCAGCGTCGTCTCGATCGGCGCGCTGATGCTGGTGCTCGACCTGCCGCTGGGCCTGGTCGCGCTGCTCGGCCTGCCGGCGCTCTACCTCGTCGGCCGCTGGTTCCAGCGCAGCTCGACGGTGGCCTACCGGCGCACCCGGCAGACCATCGCCGCGCTGATCGTGCAGTTCACCGAGACCTTCGGCGGCATCCGCGCGGTGCAGGCGTTCCGCCGGGAGCCGCGCAACGACCGCCTGCACGCCGAGCTGAACGAGGCCAACCGCCAGGCGCACCACCACGCCTTCTGGCTGATCGCCGTCTTCGTGCCGAGCGTGACCATGATCGGCAACCTGGTGACCGTCGCGGTGCTCGGCTACGGCGCACTGCGGGTGATGGACGGCGACCTCGCGGTCGGCTTCCTGCTGTCGTTCCTGGTCTACCTGCGCCGCTTCTTCGACCCGCTGCAGGACATCGCGATGTTCTACAACAGCTACCAGTCGGCGAGTGCGGCGCTGGAGAAGCTGTCCGGCGTCCTGGAGGAGCGCTCCAGCGTGCCCGAGCCGGCCGATCCCCTGCCGCTGCCCTCCCCGCCCGCCGGCGAGGTGGTCTTCGACGGCGTCCGCTTCGGCTACGGCGACGCGACCGTGCTCCCGCACCTGGACATGAGGATCCCGGCGGGGCAGACGGTCGCGCTCGTGGGGGCGACCGGCGCGGGCAAGTCCACCCTGGCCCGGCTGGCCGCCCGGTTCTACGACCCGGTCGACGGTCAGGTGCGGCTGGACGGCGTCCCGCTGGACCGGCTCGCCGACGCCGACCTGCGCCGGGCGGTGGTGATGGTGACCCAGGAGAGCTTCCTGTTCTCCGGGTCGATCGCCGACAACATCTCCTTCGGCAAGCCGGACGCCGCCCGGGCCGAGATCGAGGCGGCGGCCCGGGCGATCGGCGCCGACACCTTCATCCGGGCGCTGCCGGAGGGCTACGACACCGACGTCGCCAAGCGGGGCGGGCGGCTGTCGGCCGGGCAGCGCCAGCTGGTCAGCTTCGCCCGGGCGTTCCTCGCCGACCCCGCGGTGCTGGTGCTCGACGAGGCCACCAGCTCCCTCGACGTGCCCAGCGAGGTGCTGGTGCAGCGGGCGCTGCAGACGCTGCTGGCCGACCGGACGGCGCTGATCATCGCCCACCGGCTCTCCACGGTGGAGATCGCCGACCGGGTGCTGGTCATGGAGGCCGGCCGGGTCGTCGAGGACGGCTCGCCCGCCGAGCTGGTCGGCGGCACCGGCCGGTTCGCCGACCTGCACCGCGCCTGGGCCGACTCGCTCGTGTGA
- a CDS encoding ABC transporter ATP-binding protein → MTETAAPPDDSRGRLSALARLLPFARPYRGLIALTFTGALLATLAQLAVPLLTPAIVEGPIASGDRGALVPLLGLALLFGVAEAALFFLRRWAMNISSLQLERDLRDTLYQRLQRLPVAFHDHWSSGQLLSRATSDVSTIRRFIGFGAVFLVVNLLTCVVVGVLLVLTWWPLGIAVLATTLPLVFFGMRLEKQYNVESRLIQDEQGELATDVEEAVQGIRVVKSLGRSRMVFGRYDRKALRLRDLELGRVRTLALIWCLFEFQPQITLAVILVGGALAVSSGALTVGGLIGFVALFTVLLWPILSLGFLLAQAQETASACDRIGELLDAPLTVRDSPGARPAAVATPARLRFEHVGFRFPGAGGPVLTDVDLEVEPGETMALVGATGSGKTTMTALVARLYDVTGGRVTLDGHDVRDLPLAQLRTVVATAFEEATLFSMSVRENVTLGRPDAGDDEVAEALRVAQADFVHDLPWGLDTRVGEQGLSLSGGQRQRLALARAVLGRPSVLVLDDPLSALDVHTEALVERALRDVLAETTALVVAHRASTVLLADRVALLEDGRITAVGRHTDLLAQVPAYRALLSSESGLAGSLDAGRAGTDLSGVGCP, encoded by the coding sequence ATGACCGAGACCGCCGCCCCTCCCGACGACTCCCGGGGCCGGCTCTCCGCGCTGGCCCGGCTGCTGCCCTTCGCCCGCCCCTACCGCGGGCTGATCGCGCTGACCTTCACCGGCGCCCTGCTCGCCACCCTCGCCCAGCTGGCCGTCCCGCTGCTCACGCCGGCCATCGTGGAGGGGCCGATCGCCAGCGGTGACCGCGGCGCGCTGGTGCCGCTGCTCGGGCTGGCGCTGCTGTTCGGCGTCGCCGAGGCGGCCCTGTTCTTCCTGCGCCGCTGGGCGATGAACATCAGCAGCCTGCAGCTCGAACGCGACCTCCGCGACACCCTGTACCAGCGGCTGCAGCGACTGCCGGTCGCCTTCCACGACCACTGGTCCTCCGGTCAGCTGCTCTCCCGCGCGACCTCCGACGTCTCCACCATCCGGCGCTTCATCGGCTTCGGCGCCGTCTTCCTGGTCGTCAACCTGCTCACCTGCGTCGTCGTCGGCGTGCTGCTGGTCCTCACCTGGTGGCCGCTGGGCATCGCGGTGCTGGCCACGACCCTGCCGCTGGTGTTCTTCGGGATGCGGCTGGAGAAGCAGTACAACGTCGAGTCCCGGCTGATCCAGGACGAGCAGGGCGAGCTGGCCACCGACGTGGAGGAGGCCGTCCAGGGCATCCGGGTGGTCAAGTCCCTCGGCCGCAGCCGGATGGTGTTCGGCCGCTACGACCGCAAGGCCCTGCGGCTGCGCGACCTGGAGCTGGGCAGGGTCCGCACCCTGGCGCTGATCTGGTGCCTGTTCGAGTTCCAGCCGCAGATCACCCTGGCGGTGATCCTGGTCGGCGGCGCGCTGGCGGTCAGCAGCGGCGCCCTGACCGTCGGCGGGCTGATCGGGTTCGTCGCGCTGTTCACCGTGCTGCTGTGGCCGATCCTGTCGCTGGGCTTCCTGCTCGCCCAGGCGCAGGAGACGGCCAGCGCCTGCGACCGGATCGGCGAGCTGCTCGACGCCCCGCTGACCGTCCGGGACTCCCCCGGCGCCCGGCCCGCCGCGGTGGCCACGCCGGCCCGGCTGCGCTTCGAGCACGTCGGCTTCCGCTTCCCCGGCGCCGGCGGGCCGGTGCTCACCGACGTCGACCTCGAGGTGGAGCCCGGCGAGACGATGGCGCTGGTCGGCGCCACCGGGTCGGGCAAGACGACGATGACCGCCCTGGTCGCCCGGCTCTACGACGTCACCGGCGGGCGGGTCACCCTCGACGGGCACGACGTCCGTGACCTCCCGCTCGCCCAGCTGCGCACCGTGGTGGCCACGGCGTTCGAGGAGGCGACGCTGTTCTCGATGAGCGTCCGGGAGAACGTCACGCTGGGCCGCCCGGACGCCGGGGACGACGAGGTGGCCGAGGCGCTGCGGGTGGCCCAGGCCGACTTCGTGCACGACCTGCCCTGGGGCCTGGACACCCGGGTCGGTGAGCAGGGCCTGTCGCTGTCCGGTGGCCAACGGCAGCGACTGGCGCTGGCCCGGGCGGTCCTCGGCCGGCCGTCGGTGCTGGTGCTCGACGACCCGCTGTCCGCCCTCGACGTGCACACCGAGGCCCTCGTCGAGCGAGCGCTGCGGGACGTGCTCGCCGAGACGACGGCGCTGGTGGTCGCCCACCGGGCCTCCACGGTGCTGCTCGCCGACCGGGTGGCGCTGCTGGAGGACGGCCGGATCACCGCCGTCGGGCGGCACACCGACCTGCTCGCGCAGGTGCCCGCCTACCGGGCGCTGCTCTCCTCGGAGTCCGGCCTCGCCGGCTCCCTGGACGCCGGCCGGGCCGGCACCGACCTGAGCGGGGTGGGCTGCCCGTGA
- a CDS encoding putative bifunctional diguanylate cyclase/phosphodiesterase has protein sequence MALLGLAVGAVFPYFADVLGVPGRHTTAPTFRAACLAAGLVLGCANWLLVRRVVGARLRVLAGRLSDVAATVGNPVATAQSSSRPALDLALPVGSRDDLGTTAAAFNALLAALDHERRFRSVVHATNDVMALLTPTGELSFVSDSVATVLGWTREELLGRHAAELLSADDADLFTDSGAPIAPDGQPLSQVFLVQARHRDGGWRHLEISSSDRRDDPVIGGLLVSARDVTDRLELQQRLAFQATHDALTGLPNRAALLARGAELLTGPARLAVLLMDLDRFKEVNDTLGHSYGDRLLAQVGPRLRPLVRDVDLVARLGGDEFAVLLPDVTAAEACAAAARLQAALGTPFLVDGLSLDVDVSIGVAVSGAESLEIGTLLRQADIAMYTAKERQSGVQLYDPSADDHDRSRLLLLSELRLGLAESQLVVHYQPQLSLGSGRVTGVEALVRWQHPTRGLLGPVDFLPAVERTALIEPLTDAVLDAVLAQLREWCTEGIAVPVSVNLSARSLIRADLPDRVLSRLRAHGVPAAMLRLEVTESALLTEPARAGAVLGRLHAAGVTISIDDFGTGFSAMSHLKHLPVSEIKVDRSYVAEMTSSTEDAAVVRSVIDLGHELGMTVVAEGVEDAVTAEALASLRCDVVQGHLFSVARTAGDVTDWLRNATRSPASRP, from the coding sequence ATGGCCCTCCTCGGCCTCGCCGTGGGCGCGGTCTTCCCGTACTTCGCCGACGTCCTCGGCGTACCCGGCCGGCACACCACCGCCCCCACCTTCCGCGCCGCCTGCCTGGCCGCCGGCCTCGTGCTGGGCTGCGCCAACTGGCTGCTCGTCCGGCGAGTCGTCGGCGCCCGGCTGCGGGTGCTGGCCGGTCGGCTGTCCGACGTCGCCGCCACCGTCGGCAACCCGGTCGCCACCGCCCAGAGCTCGTCGCGGCCGGCCCTCGACCTGGCCCTCCCGGTCGGCTCGCGGGACGACCTGGGCACCACGGCCGCCGCCTTCAACGCCCTGCTGGCCGCCCTGGACCACGAGCGCCGGTTCCGGTCGGTGGTGCACGCGACCAACGACGTGATGGCCCTGCTGACCCCGACCGGCGAGCTCTCCTTCGTCTCCGACTCGGTCGCCACCGTGCTCGGCTGGACCCGCGAGGAGCTGCTGGGCAGGCACGCCGCCGAGCTGCTGAGCGCCGACGACGCCGACCTGTTCACCGACTCGGGCGCACCGATCGCGCCGGACGGTCAGCCCCTGTCCCAGGTGTTCCTGGTCCAGGCCAGGCACCGGGACGGCGGCTGGCGGCACCTGGAGATCAGCTCCTCGGACCGGCGCGACGACCCGGTCATCGGCGGCCTGCTGGTCAGCGCGCGGGACGTGACCGACCGGCTGGAACTCCAGCAGCGGCTGGCCTTCCAGGCCACCCACGACGCGCTCACCGGGCTGCCCAACCGCGCGGCGCTGCTCGCCCGGGGCGCCGAGCTGCTCACCGGGCCGGCCCGGCTCGCCGTGCTGCTGATGGACCTCGACCGGTTCAAGGAGGTCAACGACACCCTGGGGCACAGCTACGGCGACCGGCTGCTCGCCCAGGTCGGCCCGCGGCTGCGGCCACTGGTGCGCGACGTCGACCTGGTCGCCCGGCTCGGTGGCGACGAGTTCGCCGTGCTGCTCCCCGACGTCACCGCGGCCGAGGCCTGCGCCGCGGCGGCCCGTCTGCAGGCCGCCCTCGGCACGCCGTTCCTGGTCGACGGCCTCTCCCTCGACGTCGACGTCAGCATCGGGGTGGCCGTGTCGGGCGCGGAGTCGCTGGAGATCGGCACGCTGCTGCGCCAGGCCGACATCGCCATGTACACGGCCAAGGAGCGGCAGAGCGGGGTGCAGCTCTACGACCCCAGCGCCGACGACCACGACCGGAGCCGGCTGCTGCTGCTCTCCGAGCTCCGCCTCGGCTTGGCCGAGAGCCAGCTGGTGGTGCACTACCAACCGCAGCTGTCGCTGGGCTCGGGCCGGGTCACCGGCGTCGAGGCGCTGGTCCGCTGGCAGCACCCGACCCGCGGCTTGCTGGGCCCGGTGGACTTCCTCCCGGCCGTCGAGCGGACCGCCCTGATCGAGCCGCTCACCGACGCCGTGCTGGACGCCGTCCTGGCGCAGCTGCGGGAGTGGTGCACCGAGGGCATCGCCGTCCCGGTGTCGGTGAACCTGTCGGCGCGTTCGCTGATCCGCGCGGACCTGCCCGACCGGGTGCTGAGCCGGCTGCGCGCCCACGGCGTGCCGGCGGCGATGCTCCGGCTGGAGGTGACCGAGAGCGCCCTGCTGACCGAGCCGGCGCGGGCGGGGGCCGTGCTGGGGCGGCTGCACGCGGCCGGGGTGACCATCTCGATCGACGACTTCGGCACCGGCTTCTCGGCGATGAGCCACCTCAAGCACCTCCCGGTCAGCGAGATCAAGGTCGACCGCAGCTACGTGGCCGAGATGACCTCCTCCACCGAGGACGCCGCCGTGGTCCGCTCGGTCATCGACCTGGGGCACGAGCTGGGGATGACGGTGGTGGCCGAGGGCGTGGAGGACGCCGTCACCGCCGAGGCGCTGGCCTCGCTGCGGTGCGACGTCGTCCAGGGCCACCTCTTCTCCGTGGCCCGGACGGCCGGGGACGTCACCGACTGGCTGCGGAACGCGACCCGCTCGCCGGCCTCGCGCCCCTGA
- a CDS encoding IS30 family transposase, giving the protein MAVTRANQRVFWEGIAEGLPTEAAARRSRVGGQRGRRWFREAGGVPPLEITEPSGRFLSLSEREEIAVGLAAGQSARQIARQLGRAATTVSRELGLWAQAHPDRPYRAVQAQVDAETRGARPKPFKLAHEPLRERVQADLERKYSPRQIAMRLAIEFPDEPAMRPSHEAIYQALYVQGRGLLRRELAACLRTGRAIRRPRRRIDGRSDPNRRIPGKIMISERPAEAADRAVPGHWEGDLIAGKANKSYIGTLVERTTRFCILLHLPGTKPDPLALQEAIIAGIGQLPKHLRLSLTWDQGLEMRRHADITLAADLPIYFCDPHSPWQRGSNENTNGLLRQYFPKGTDLTAHTPTDLAMVAAELNGRPRQTLGWRTPAEALNDLLSPPQPTGDATTT; this is encoded by the coding sequence ATGGCCGTGACGAGGGCAAATCAGCGGGTGTTCTGGGAGGGGATCGCTGAGGGGCTGCCGACGGAGGCAGCCGCTCGGCGATCCCGGGTCGGTGGGCAGCGCGGTCGACGGTGGTTCCGGGAAGCTGGTGGGGTGCCACCGCTGGAGATCACCGAGCCTTCGGGCCGGTTCCTGTCGCTGAGCGAGCGGGAGGAGATCGCGGTCGGGCTGGCTGCTGGCCAGTCCGCCCGGCAGATCGCCCGTCAGCTGGGGCGTGCGGCCACGACGGTCAGCCGCGAGCTGGGCCTGTGGGCCCAGGCCCATCCCGACCGGCCCTACCGGGCAGTCCAGGCCCAGGTCGACGCCGAGACCCGCGGTGCCCGCCCCAAGCCGTTCAAGCTGGCCCATGAGCCGCTGCGGGAACGGGTGCAGGCCGATCTGGAGCGCAAGTACTCACCGCGCCAGATCGCCATGCGCCTGGCCATCGAGTTCCCCGACGAACCAGCCATGCGCCCCTCCCACGAGGCCATCTACCAGGCCCTCTACGTCCAGGGCCGAGGCCTGCTGCGCCGGGAACTGGCTGCCTGCCTGCGCACCGGGCGCGCGATCCGCCGCCCCCGCCGCCGCATCGATGGCCGATCCGACCCCAACCGCCGCATCCCCGGCAAGATCATGATCAGTGAACGCCCCGCCGAGGCCGCCGACCGCGCCGTCCCCGGGCACTGGGAAGGCGACCTGATCGCCGGCAAGGCCAACAAGTCCTACATCGGCACCCTGGTGGAGCGCACCACCCGGTTCTGCATCCTGCTGCACCTGCCCGGGACCAAGCCCGACCCACTGGCCCTGCAAGAAGCCATCATCGCCGGCATCGGGCAACTGCCCAAGCACCTGCGACTGTCCCTGACCTGGGACCAAGGCCTGGAAATGCGCCGGCACGCCGACATCACCCTCGCCGCGGACCTGCCCATCTACTTCTGCGACCCGCACTCACCCTGGCAGCGCGGCAGCAACGAGAACACCAACGGACTGCTCCGCCAGTACTTCCCCAAAGGCACCGACCTCACCGCGCACACCCCCACCGACCTGGCGATGGTCGCCGCCGAACTCAACGGACGACCCCGCCAGACCCTCGGCTGGCGCACCCCCGCCGAAGCCCTAAACGACCTACTCTCACCACCTCAACCAACCGGTGATGCAACGACCACCTGA
- a CDS encoding NAD(P)/FAD-dependent oxidoreductase translates to MSNADTTLVIGGGIAGIACARALADRGLPVQVRDRGRRLGGRMGGRTLHGRPVDLGASYFTVGEDDGFAAVVAGWVDRGLARPWTDTFAVAGPAGIERTTSGPLRYGTAGGLRGLVTDLAAGLDVQRERPVTRVGTGGRPTVDGDPAAAVVLAMPDPQAARLLDPGAAIAGSLAPAEWQPTLAVAVGFAERGWPADLHGVFVHDSPVLDWVADDGDRRGDGAPVLVAHTTPAFAAAHLEDPDRAAPAVVAALRGVLGVAGEPEWTHVHRWTYAKPAAPREEPFALADGVGLCGDGWAAPSRVASAWRSGDALGTALVAAAG, encoded by the coding sequence GTGAGCAACGCGGACACCACCCTCGTCATCGGCGGCGGCATCGCCGGCATCGCCTGCGCCCGGGCCCTGGCCGACCGGGGGCTGCCGGTGCAGGTCCGGGACCGGGGGCGCCGGCTCGGCGGCCGGATGGGCGGCCGCACCCTGCACGGCCGCCCCGTCGACCTGGGCGCCTCCTACTTCACCGTCGGCGAGGACGACGGGTTCGCCGCGGTCGTCGCCGGGTGGGTGGACCGCGGCCTGGCCCGGCCGTGGACGGACACGTTCGCCGTCGCCGGCCCGGCCGGCATCGAGCGGACGACGTCCGGGCCGCTGCGGTACGGCACCGCCGGCGGCCTCCGCGGCCTGGTCACCGACCTGGCCGCCGGGCTGGACGTGCAGCGGGAGCGGCCGGTCACCCGCGTCGGCACCGGCGGGCGCCCGACGGTGGACGGCGACCCGGCCGCCGCCGTCGTCCTGGCGATGCCCGACCCCCAGGCGGCCCGGCTGCTGGACCCCGGGGCGGCGATCGCCGGGAGCCTGGCGCCCGCCGAGTGGCAGCCCACCCTCGCGGTGGCCGTCGGCTTCGCCGAGCGGGGCTGGCCGGCGGACCTGCACGGTGTCTTCGTGCACGACTCCCCGGTGCTCGACTGGGTCGCCGACGACGGGGACCGCCGCGGGGACGGCGCGCCGGTGCTGGTCGCGCACACCACGCCCGCCTTCGCCGCCGCGCACCTCGAGGACCCGGACCGCGCGGCGCCCGCGGTCGTCGCCGCGCTGCGCGGCGTGCTGGGCGTGGCCGGTGAGCCGGAGTGGACGCACGTGCACCGCTGGACGTACGCCAAGCCGGCCGCCCCGCGCGAGGAGCCGTTCGCACTGGCCGACGGGGTCGGGCTGTGCGGCGACGGCTGGGCGGCGCCGTCGAGGGTGGCGAGCGCCTGGCGGTCCGGCGACGCGCTGGGCACCGCACTGGTGGCCGCAGCCGGCTGA
- a CDS encoding ABC transporter permease, with the protein MPGGFSPPPGPAQAGVELERSNGSRPAALARGVGVPALVATLIGLAFVMVFLDAFHAAVPHDLPVAVVGSTQQVESVATALEQQDPGGLSVRSLPDEAAARAAVRQADVYGALLLEGPQPRLLVAGAHGQGVTQTLTQAFGPVAEGLEVVDLRPLASGDTRGLGIFYGAFGVVLGGFLFGITSYQAAPKLPLRWRVLSILLFATVSGLLVAWAAGVLFDAVPAGFGVLALLVGLLALAVAAPAALMLRAIGSGGTFVTSLGLIILGNATSTGNLPAQYLPPWMQPLADVLPPGVAVRALRGAAYFADDGVVRALWVLALWSIVPLLLIALLDAVRRRRGAGSSGD; encoded by the coding sequence GTGCCCGGGGGGTTCAGCCCCCCGCCCGGACCGGCCCAGGCCGGCGTCGAGCTCGAGCGGTCGAACGGCTCACGGCCGGCCGCGCTGGCGCGGGGCGTCGGCGTCCCGGCGCTCGTCGCCACCCTGATCGGGCTGGCCTTCGTGATGGTCTTCCTCGACGCCTTCCACGCCGCGGTGCCGCACGACCTCCCGGTGGCCGTCGTCGGCAGCACCCAGCAGGTCGAGTCGGTGGCCACCGCCCTCGAGCAGCAGGACCCGGGAGGCCTCTCCGTCCGGTCGCTCCCCGACGAGGCCGCCGCCCGGGCCGCCGTCCGGCAGGCCGACGTCTACGGCGCGCTGCTGCTCGAGGGCCCGCAGCCCCGCCTGCTGGTGGCCGGGGCGCACGGGCAGGGGGTGACCCAGACGCTCACCCAGGCCTTCGGGCCGGTCGCCGAGGGGCTGGAGGTCGTCGACCTGCGCCCCCTCGCCAGCGGCGACACCCGCGGACTGGGCATCTTCTACGGCGCGTTCGGGGTGGTGCTGGGCGGGTTCCTGTTCGGCATCACGTCCTACCAGGCGGCGCCGAAGCTCCCGCTGCGCTGGCGGGTGCTGAGCATCCTGCTGTTCGCGACGGTCTCCGGCCTGCTGGTCGCCTGGGCGGCCGGCGTGCTGTTCGACGCCGTCCCCGCCGGGTTCGGGGTCCTGGCCCTGCTGGTCGGGCTGCTCGCCCTGGCGGTGGCCGCACCCGCCGCGCTGATGCTGCGCGCGATCGGCTCCGGCGGCACCTTCGTCACCTCGCTCGGGCTGATCATCCTGGGCAACGCCACGAGCACCGGCAACCTGCCGGCGCAGTACCTGCCCCCGTGGATGCAGCCGCTGGCCGACGTCCTGCCGCCCGGGGTGGCGGTGCGTGCGCTGCGCGGTGCCGCCTACTTCGCCGACGACGGCGTCGTCCGGGCCTTGTGGGTGCTGGCACTGTGGTCGATCGTGCCCCTGCTGCTGATCGCCCTGCTCGACGCCGTGCGCCGCCGACGCGGCGCCGGCTCCTCCGGTGACTGA